From the genome of Ziziphus jujuba cultivar Dongzao chromosome 4, ASM3175591v1:
ttaataatcaaacattcatatatagaaattaaagcCAAACTAGCAGTCCAAAAAGTTACTGAATTTCTTGCATGCAAACATTTTGTCTCTGGCAAGAATGGTTTTTGATGCCTTCCCTGTCCTCTAAAATTCAGTCACCCACTGatttatgtgaatatatatatagagtttcaTAAGTTTATGAAACAGTACGTTTATATAGAGCCAGCACAAGaagcaaaacatatatataatatgtagaCTTAGTATGCTTAAAAGCACCAAATTTGGGAATCAAAGCATCCATCCAGGAATGAACCCACTGACTTGCTGGGCATGACTTGTGGAGGCCATCTGCTCTGAACCTGTGGCATTGTACCTATTTTTTCGAATGAAAGACGACGAAGTAAGTGGGATATCCATTAATGAATTAACTTTGAAAAAgaaacattaaattaaattgattaccCTATCTGCAAAGTGGGATTGCAATCTAAGGCCTGGAAGAACCCCTGAGATTGAGCATGCTGAGGAGCGTAAGATAAAGTTTGCTGATCACCACCTTCCCATGTTTGTCTAAGGTGATTTCTTGAACTGATTTCATCAAGCtggcaaaaagagaaaaatattattaatgggtATTAATTTCTGCACTCCAAAGTAAGATACAATATAGCTGGATAAAGGAGATAGGTAGTTCGGTCATGCACTTATAATAGtcacatttttcttttgaaaacaaaatattattcagGTTAATATTTCTATGTTATTAACCATTTAAAAGAGTTCTTGAACTCAATCTTTCAACTTATAAATTTTCAGCACCGCTTTGAACCCACCTATATACTCCTAGATTATTTATACATGATCATAAGCCAAaagcttgtatatatattattaaaatgaattaGTGTAGTAGTAGTTCAACTTACCTTTATTGTTAAGGCTCTGTTAGACTCTATTAACATTTGTTCCTGTGCTTCAAGACAATATAGTTCATTGTCATTAGAACTAGAGAAATTTTCAATACCACTAatcctgatatatatatatatatatatatgtttttccaCATGCACATTACCTTGTTTTGCAAGTCAGAAAGCTGGTCAAGCATATACTGGGTCTGCAAAGCATGAAATTGGAATAACAGTCCCATCAGATTACCTTCTAAACGAAATAATCATGGAGAGCTAAACTCACTAAACACAGCAAAAAGGTCAAGTAATACAGCTAGGATGTATATATGAATGCTTTGAATAAAAGAATGCAACATCAgttcttaaatttaaatgagcaaaagataaaacaaattttttttttcttataaacaaTCAACAAGGAAAAACAGATGATACTAAACTACAAATTAAAATCAGTAGATAGCATAAGCTATGCCTTTTTTGATACACAACTAGACAGGATTTGATAAATAATGTGACAATTACTTATATGGAGATTTAATGTATAACATGTGTTTTCCTaaccagtatatatatattaaaataaataaataaataaataaataaaagtgtcAGTTTGCTGATGTCTTCAAAGAAGAATTAGTTGGTAACTTGGATTTCCAAACATTATTTAAGATCAACAACTGTCGAATTTAAGAGTAATATATCTCTAAAAGTATGATTAGGGTTATATGTATGAACCCGCAacgcaaaacaaaaataataataattattataaaaaaataaatgaaagaaaaaagaaaaatgtatgaACTTGCATTATGTGCATGTAAAAAACAAGTTTATATGTATAACAATACGGCTTCAAATTTCATCGATCAGAAATGATGTTTAACGTTTTGGAGCTCCCTTAAGACTATTGGCTTTCTTATTTATTTGGTCTCAAATTAAACTCCTTACAATTAATTCGCAAAGTTAATTTCCTGCAAGAATCatcatttattatatgtatatatgtcagCTAAAATTCACGTATTTAGTAAATCCAAATCAATTgttgtcaaaaaaaataatcataataataataacaataaagcgagttctttatcaaataaataaataaacagatgAGACATGAATAATAAAAGCCCTAAGCTTATCTCCTAGATATCCTTCCCTaccttccaaatttatttttttccatttctctTATTCTATTTTAGTTTTGCCCAATTTTCTTTTACAAACTCTAAACTCCTATTCTTGAAATTAAATCTAATCTACTTATAAGGAAATcttcaattaatatttaaaaaaaaaaaaaaggagcaaacttttccttaaaaataaaaaaattatatacatatatatatatatatatatatatatttatatgctgaACATCCCTAACAAGAAGCCTCTTGTCTtactgcaaaaaataaattaataaataaaagcctCTTTGTCGCCTACGTTAATAGGCAAAACAAAGTCGAAGATTGATGGCAATCATGTACATTTTCATGCAGACCACGTTGACCAACATGTAGAGTGGATCGGTCAAATTGTTATACAATCAATGAAAATGGGtccaaaaatgaagaataattgaaaagaataaataaaataaaataaccttcAACCCTGAGAACATTCTTTACCAATATTTGCATATTTGTtcattaaaaggaaaaagaaaaaaaagaaattaaacataaaatatgaaacatatgaaatgatataataatacatatacataagtaTATAGTTAGATTAGATGCACtacaacatatataatttgtgaatatgatattttttgcaATTTATACACAGCTAAATAATCAAGATAGTAAAATCTTGATGCACGTACTTAATTATGCCATATGTGAAGTAAGTATTTGTTAAACATGATGAAAAACCTAGTAATTAACAACGAAAATGCGATTATaacaacatataaaatatcgttTTCATATAGGCATGTACCTTAGTAGACCTAACTTGCTTGAGGGATGATTCTAGTTGACGCTCAAGCTGTTCAAGCTCCTTCGAGTTCAGAGGACCCAAATCCTCCCCAAGAAGGTTTCTACAatacaattaaaagaacaataCGTTTCATAAATGATGCAAAGAGATACCTCTTTCACAATTTTAAAGCTTGGCCAAAAAGGGTTTCTGGTGAAAATTCACTGAAAGAAAAAGTTTCCAAGTGTAATTTCTTTTGTCACAAGATTTACCTTTGGGTTCGTTGTAGAGACTCAAATCTACCTTTCAGTTTCAAGTATTCCCTGTAGCTGCTCTGCTAGGTACAGTATTAGATCCATAAGTCAAAAAGCTGAAACTGTGAATATGTAAAACAAGCAGTGGAAATTGGCAATAATGGACCGTTAGGCTGGCCATGTACCTCAAGTTCTTTGGCTGGTTTGTTGATTTCCACTGCACCATAATTGCACTTTTGGTACCGTTCGAGGGTTTTGGGCATgctaagtgaaaaaaaaaataaataaaaaaataaaataaaataaaaaatttaatagaagaAAAAGATTGGACCATAGAAGGAAAAATAGAATGTCAGGATAAAAAAGTATGTTGAACAATGGAAATTAATCTGTCCTTCTCCTACTATAGCCTATGTAATATAAGATGAATCTTGAattacttttttcttaaaatattcatctAAGTAATCAATGTGATATCATTAATACACAACCAGGACCTCTTATAATAGTTTATAAACCAAGGAAATATAAATGAGCTTCCAGACTTGCAAAGTGGATTTTCCGTATAATATTATTGATCATTTTTCTTCTCTCAACTTTAGTATCGATAATATGTAAAGATGGTCTTGTACAATCACTTAATTAACTATTTGATTCTAAAAGAGCATTACTGAAAGCTGAAAAGTCTTCTAAAATGGTGGCAAGTCTTTTCACTTTATATATGTATTCCAAGCTATAAGTTCCAGTGATCCAAATAGCTGAAACTCTATAACACTTATTAGTTCATGTGCTGAAGTACCACCAttagaaattttcatggaaCAGATATGCTTTGGTGTAGAAAACCAGGTCCTCAAGCTAAGATTCACTGAATATGTGtggaaaaattagttttaaggAATGGAAATATTGAGATGGGAAGAAAAGAAGCAGCAGCTGCTAAAAGAGACTTAAAtacgtttaaacaaaaaaattaactagCAACTTGTTCTTTCCTGTATTTTAATGCAGGTTTCTTATGAAGTTTCCTCTGAAACTATAAATTATCATAATTTCCTCACGCTACGTGTCAAAATCCATATAGAAGTAGTCATGTCAGTTATGCAAAGCTTTCTTCTTTGAAACAGTGGATAGTACTTACACTGCAATCTAAACGTGTCTATAAcacagtaatttaatataattaaccatattttcaatattttgtatGGTGTATAATGACTGGATTTGCATCATTGAAATATGTGTCAATACGGATTTCAGAAAGAAACAATCAGAAGAACTTTCTGTTGCCATGccattgaactttttttttttttttttttgtttgggtgaATCCATGCGATGGaactttttaattaaataagtctGATATTCTACACCAAAGCAGAAAGAGTATGCCATAATTATGATCTCAAGcttatttctatattatattgatctcaagctttctctctctctctctctctctctctacacgGGTGCAACATACTCTTTTTGGATAATTAacaacttttatgaaattttgtcaATTCTCAAACCCAAAAGACTTCTAGAGAACACCCAGATGTTAATAttataagttaaaaattaagaaatcaaaGATGAAATAATAGTCAAACCAAGGATCTCAAGTCTCAACTTTGTTTATACtcaaaagcaagaaaaattACCTGGGAAATCAGATAACTAACACATTCAAAATCAAACACAGTTATttgtatgaaaatataaaaaaaatatataatatatattaaaattaaaattaaaaggagAACCATAAccgataaaaataattaaagatgtTCTCcgggcgaaaaaaaaaaattgaagaaaaagataaaaatagcGCAATGCTTCAGATCtctttaatataaaagaatgtATAtagcacccaaaaaaacaaaaaaa
Proteins encoded in this window:
- the LOC107416438 gene encoding agamous-like MADS-box protein MADS2 isoform X4 → MGRGRVELKRIENKINRQVTFAKRRSGLLKKAYELSVLCDAEVALIIFSTRGKLYEFCSSSSMPKTLERYQKCNYGAVEINKPAKELESSYREYLKLKGRFESLQRTQRNLLGEDLGPLNSKELEQLERQLESSLKQVRSTKTQYMLDQLSDLQNKEQMLIESNRALTIKLDEISSRNHLRQTWEGGDQQTLSYAPQHAQSQGFFQALDCNPTLQIGYNATGSEQMASTSHAQQVSGFIPGWML
- the LOC107416438 gene encoding agamous-like MADS-box protein MADS2 isoform X6 — translated: MGRGRVELKRIENKINRQVTFAKRRSGLLKKAYELSVLCDAEVALIIFSTRGKLYEFCSSSSMPKTLERYQKCNYGAVEINKPAKELEQSSYREYLKLKGRFESLQRTQRNLLGEDLGPLNSKELEQLERQLESSLKQVRSTKTQYMLDQLSDLQNKLDEISSRNHLRQTWEGGDQQTLSYAPQHAQSQGFFQALDCNPTLQIGYNATGSEQMASTSHAQQVSGFIPGWML
- the LOC107416438 gene encoding agamous-like MADS-box protein MADS2 isoform X3; the protein is MGRGRVELKRIENKINRQVTFAKRRSGLLKKAYELSVLCDAEVALIIFSTRGKLYEFCSSSSMPKTLERYQKCNYGAVEINKPAKELEQSSYREYLKLKGRFESLQRTQRNLLGEDLGPLNSKELEQLERQLESSLKQVRSTKTQYMLDQLSDLQNKEQMLIESNRALTIKLDEISSRNHLRQTWEGGDQQTLSYAPQHAQSQGFFQALDCNPTLQIGYNATGSEQMASTSHAQQVSGFIPGWML
- the LOC107416438 gene encoding agamous-like MADS-box protein MADS2 isoform X5 — its product is MGRGRVELKRIENKINRQVTFAKRRSGLLKKAYELSVLCDAEVALIIFSTRGKLYEFCSSSSMPKTLERYQKCNYGAVEINKPAKELEQSSYREYLKLKGRFESLQRTQRNLLGEDLGPLNSKELEQLERQLESSLKQVRSTKALQTQYMLDQLSDLQNKLDEISSRNHLRQTWEGGDQQTLSYAPQHAQSQGFFQALDCNPTLQIGYNATGSEQMASTSHAQQVSGFIPGWML
- the LOC107416438 gene encoding agamous-like MADS-box protein MADS2 isoform X1, yielding MGRGRVELKRIENKINRQVTFAKRRSGLLKKAYELSVLCDAEVALIIFSTRGKLYEFCSSSSMPKTLERYQKCNYGAVEINKPAKELEQSSYREYLKLKGRFESLQRTQRNLLGEDLGPLNSKELEQLERQLESSLKQVRSTKALQTQYMLDQLSDLQNKEQMLIESNRALTIKLDEISSRNHLRQTWEGGDQQTLSYAPQHAQSQGFFQALDCNPTLQIGYNATGSEQMASTSHAQQVSGFIPGWML
- the LOC107416438 gene encoding agamous-like MADS-box protein MADS2 isoform X2, which codes for MGRGRVELKRIENKINRQVTFAKRRSGLLKKAYELSVLCDAEVALIIFSTRGKLYEFCSSSSMPKTLERYQKCNYGAVEINKPAKELESSYREYLKLKGRFESLQRTQRNLLGEDLGPLNSKELEQLERQLESSLKQVRSTKALQTQYMLDQLSDLQNKEQMLIESNRALTIKLDEISSRNHLRQTWEGGDQQTLSYAPQHAQSQGFFQALDCNPTLQIGYNATGSEQMASTSHAQQVSGFIPGWML